AACTAGAAATTTGcactttttttcctgcaggaTTTCTGCACGACTTGTAGATGCTAGTACATGCAGAAATGTCTGCAGCCTGACGGGCGGGGCGACGGGTTTATGTCCTGCTTACTGCTAGCATTCATTTCTACTTTTACTGTTCCTTTAATTGGCTTTGCAAAATAAATAGTTTATGGAACCACAAGTTCTTCTTACCCGCTATTTAAATAACTTTATATGGGACCATTATATTATATCAAcacctttttaacattttttgactTTATCACCATCACTATGCTACGGGGCTCAGAGCTGAGGGAACGGGTAGTCCAGAGCTCTGTGTTTTTTATACACACTAGGCGCAACTTTCCAGcgttgttcattttctgcagtgAACTTTAATATATAGTAAGGGCCCTATTACACAGAGCAATGTTCTCCTGATGGTGAACGCTGTTAAATGAGGTTGCTTGGCCTTCACATAGGCCAATCCAAAGTCTATTAGGGGATAAACAATAGTTTGTCTCCATAGAGTACCGCTATGTTCTGTAGAATATAAGCACACAATGCTGTAGTTATCCAATCATTTATAGTAATGTGACTGTAGCGTACATCACTACTTACCtagtggattaaccctttccaatgcaattttggatttGGGGTTTCCTAaacggctttctctttttgctgttatacaatggtgccatctgctggctaaagccagtgtgtgcgcgccagagaggctccaacagcagagtagttggcaatagacggtaagaatgccctggcggacgtcttctgacattggagctgttcaatcagggctgtttcagacgaccgtacatcggccaggtattcacgccggccgatctacggcgtctctgtctgcagggggaggaggctggaagagccgggagcagtgcactgagatcccgccccctctgcctcatctccaccccctctccgcccctctgcactatttgcagtgagaggaggcggggctaagttcccgggacttagcttcgcccccgtccagcctcccctcaataagagggtactagagcctccctacaaggggtcaattttccataataaatgatccttttgctctgatattgtgatcactttcttatattaacgttacaactgcacagagaaagtttcattcagttccgacaacttctaggggagagatggttttttgacaatgagtgtattttatgAAGTTCTGCATTAACATAATTGTGGTAAATAAACTTCCTTCATGTTTCTTGTGTTTCCCATTTTTGtgaattaaggcctcatgtccacggggaaaatcaggtccgctgcggattcttcatgtagaatccgtagcgggtcccacctgccccgcggacatgaagcctaaaaagaagaataaactcacctgctccggacgatgcggttcttcccttcttcgcggccggatcttctttcttccacccggcggatgtgctcggcacgccaacagcgtgctgcgcgcatgcgccgggcacatccactgggccgaagaaagaagatccggccgcgaagaagggaagaaccgtagtatcgtccggagcaggtgagttttaattctgagacccgcacgaaaatggagcatggatggattttttcccgcatgtggatccgcgcctgacgggggaaaatgacatccgcaggtatttaactacctgcgggtgtccaatgcatccctatgggcgcgcggatccgcgtgcgggagaaacgctgtggatttaaaccctgtggacatgaggcctaaataattCAACACATTGTAATATGACAGATATCAGATCAGTTTATTGTCATCCATAAACCTTTCTCATCTATTGATCGTCGCCCATCCTTTACTTGTGACTTTTTACCACTTGCTTGTTTTCCTTGTGATTCACCAAATACACCTTTGATACTTAGTAGAAAGATGACATTTCACATTCTTCACATAGGAGATTATGTGCAGTGTTATGTAACAAGGGTGTGATGCtgccctctagtgtctgcttgcTGGTATAGAAGACTTCCGCTTTCTGTTCACCTTGTGGTGTTGTCCAGGCCCTGATCAGCAGCAGCAGAATGTTGCTTCATAGTCAATATTCAACAAGGGGATCAATTCTATTTCTAATCTCAATCCGTGGACAAGAACAACGTACACTTGTCCAGAAGTCTTCCTCCAGGCATAAGCATTATACAATACAAAAGGTAAAAAGAATATTTCCAAGTATACAAATAGAATGGAATTAGCTAGTTTGTGCACAAATACTTTTGTCCTAACTTCTATTACTTCTGCTTTTGACCGAAATTGCATAGATTAAAAGGTGACTTGTGGCAATGTACAACATTTGTGCCATATAACATCTTAATCCCCTCTACCAACCAATGGCATGATCAAGCTACGAATATAGAATTATACTTTAAAACAACTCTCACGTTCCGGGGTAAAACTTCTCCCTGAACCAGGGTGTGGGTGACTTGTGTTACCCGGTGCCCTCCTTTCTTCCCATTCTGCCGTTGACTAATCGTCTTCTTTCTAGGGCCCCTCTTCACTCTTACAACATGGCTGTGTTGATTCTTACATTACAGATCCACCCTGAGCCCTGGTGGTGCATCGGTAGTCTTAAGACATTATAGGCTGTTGTGATTGGCCAGCCGATCCTGAAAGGAGCATTTGGTGCCCACCTAGCATTACAGCATGCATTGAATAGTGACAGGAATGCAAGGCCATATTGGAAGAATGCAGAAGGACCCAGAAAGAAGCAGAACGTGGAGCAAGGACAtgacatggaaaacccctttaaagtaacatTGGAACAAaactttcaaaatatttttttggaaTTGAGCCACTCCAGGGAGAAAGCTGAAAAAATGAATATGCATAAAAGTTTCTCACCGCAAAATATCTGGAAGGTGTTTCTGAGTAAAGAAAACTCTTGATGGTGACCAACTCTATACAGACACCCTGAGGAACAAGAAGTATAAGGGAGGGACTTCTGCCTATCCTTCCTGCTGAAAATGGTCAATAAGATGCTGCCAGCCCAAATGTCGTCACTGTATAAATCACAGAAAATAATGGACCGTGAGCGCAAGCTTTAGAGCAGAAGGCTCATTAAGGCGAGGGAATTAACCAATTGTTCTTTATTATCAGCCAGTGCATTTGACGTGTTTAGGGGACACAGCCCCGTCCTCAAAAATGGCTGGATAGAGAAGATAGTAACACTTCTTATATCCTGCTCTCATGTTATCTTTGTTTACCCTCCGGACCTCTCgcttactgttggcatgacacaggactcatagtagcgctcaccttttcttctccgGATAATctttcttccagatgtcccaagtTGTATGAAGGGGGCTTCAGAGAAAATAACTTTACCCTAGTCATTTGCAGTCCAATCCccgtacttcctgcaaaatgctagtctgtccttgatgtgtgtttttttttttgagcattaTTGCTTCTTTGCTGCCCTTCTTGACACCCAGCCGACCTCCAGAAGCCTTCACCTCACTGTGTGTGTGGATGCGCTGACACTTGCCTGCTGCCGTTCCTGAGCGAGCTTGGCGCTGGTGTTTAACCGATCCCGTAGCTGAATCCTGTTTAGGAGACGGTCCTGGCGCTGACTCAACTTTCTTAAGCGCCCTGAAGCCTTCTTCAGCAATTGAACCTCTTTCCTCGAAGTGCGGTTTTTGTGATTAAGTTAATTTTCACGGCAAGGAATGACTTTACAATCTTATTGCAACTCATCGTATCGTTCTTCTAGAGTTAATGCAAATTGCCACTATAAAAActaaagcagcaaactttgtgaaaaccgaAATTTACATCAGTCTGCAAAACTTTCTGCCACTACTGTACAAGTGTAGGACTGCTCCTAGCAGGCATAAAAGGAAGTTCAGACCTGTCCAAGTGTACCAGATGTATTAAAAGTTGTGCTCCTTAGAACAAAGTTCAATTCCCTTCAAGTCCCACTGCAAATACCTAATAGATGTGGGTCATTGTGTTCAGGGTACTTTGTCTTAAAAACTTTTTcccagttttttcttttttttacaaactaCTTTGTTTGCATTTTTTGCAAAACGAGAAGTTTTTGAGCTGCGATTACAATGCATTCAGCATGGATGATGGTCTGTGATGCTAAATGGAGCCATCATGGATCAGCGTTATAGAGCAAATAAACTACTTTCAGGGCAAATGGAATTGCTGTTCACATTTGGGTGGGAATAGTCTTTAATAGAGATGTGCGCTAGTCATCGCCTTTACAGATTCTAAGGATATAATTGTCACACCGCCGGTGGGCGAACGGTTATGTTGTGGTAGCTGGCAGTGTCTTAATTTCTGCACTGCAGTGTAACATAGCAGCAAGATCCGCATATTTTACAATAAAGGTAGCTTGATTGATTTCTGGCTcgttccacctccatttactgagcaaTGAAGAAaggcacaggagcgatcatcgctggaACAAccttgtaaaaggggctttagtaTATATACTTAGCTTCATTATAATATAGAATATTAAATGATCAGGGTAGTAGCATTGGACCAAACTCATTATTTATCAACTGGGAATGATACTAATGCACCAGTATTAATAAACCCAACCTATACGCAGGACGATTCAGGCACATTGCGGGACAGATGGTCGTTCatgtaatcattagagatgagcgagcaccaaaatgctcgggtgctcgttactcgagacgaacttttcgcgatgctcgagggttcgttttgagtaacgaaccccattaaagtcaatgggcgacccgagcatttttgtatattgccgatgctcgctaaggttttcatttgtgaaaatctgggaaattcacgaaagtgacgggaacgacacagaaacggatagggcaggcgaggggctacatgttgggctgcatctcaagttcccaggtcccactattaagccacaatagcggcaagagtgggcccccccccgcactgtcagcataaagatcgttctcatctgccacagatgtggcagagaagaacgatattagcccattgaattcaatggagccggcaatacggctttcattgaattcaatgggctaacatcgttcttctctgccacagctgttacagctgtggcagaggagaacgatctttatgctgacttttttttttttttttacacattttaggatgatttttaggtaagggcttatatttttaagcccttcccgaaaattcatcccgcgctcgccggcagcccaatgctttcaatggaggcggctgtattgccggctccattgaattcaatggtcagtgctcgtttaatcgagacgagtaccacgtggtgctcgtctcgagtaacgagcatctcgagtaccctaatactcgaacgagcatcaagctcggacgagtatgctcgctcatctctagtaattattcaTCCCTCACAGAGAATCACTATGTTGGTATAACATCCTCACGTTCATATGGAAAGATGTGCAGCTGACaatgatttgtttgttttttgtttgtttttttgcagctactaaaaaaaaaaaaatgtgattagtCAATGAAGTAACTCTTGCTTATTTGTTGGCTGATCTGGTGAagctttacatgggctgacagtcggTAAAACGAGCAATAATATGAACGTTCATGCCCAATTGTCGGACTTATCTGTATTGGTTTGAGGGTTTTTTTGACACAATTCTAATGGTAATATTCTGCATCGTTTCTTTACAGGTACGAGAACTGGTGCTTGACAACTGCAGAGCACGAGAAGGCAAAATCGAGGGTCTAACAGGAGAGTTCGTTAATCTAGATTTCCTCAGTCTAATAAATGTCATGTTGATGTCTGTTTCAAACCTTCCAAAGCTACCCAAGTTAAAAAAGGTCAGTGGATGTCTCAGATTATAAATGTTTTCTTATCACAGGAAATGTTGGTCCCTTTCcttttccctctctccctccctcattccccttttccctctctccctccctcattccccttttccctctctccctccctcattccccttttccctctctccctccctcattccccttttccctctctccctccctcattccccttttccctctctccctccctcattccccttttccctctctccctccctcattccccttttccctctctccctccctcattccccttttccctctctccctccctcattccccttttccctctctccctccctcattccccttttccctctctccctccctcattccccttttccctctctccctccctcattccccttttccctctctccctccctcattccccttttccctctctccctccctcattccccttttccccctctccctccctcattccccttttccccctctccctccctcattcccctttttccccctctccctccctcattcccctttttccccctctccctccctcattcccctttttccccctctccctccctcattcccctttttccccctctccctccctcattcccctttttccccctctccctccctcattcccctttttccccctctccatccctcattcccctttttccccctctccctccctcattcccctttttccccctctccctccctcattcccctttttccccctctccctccctcattcccctttttccccctctccctccctcattcccctttttccccctctccctccctcattcccctttttccccctctccctccctcattcccctttttccccctctccctccctcattcccctttttccccctctccctccctcattcccctttttccccctctccctccctcattcccctttttccccctctccctccctcattcccctttttccccctctccctccctcattcccctttttccccctctccctccctcattcccctttttccccctctccctccctcattCCCCTTTTCCCTCTCCAGCAACACATTCTCTTAGTGTTATTGCCAcattagctgtttttttttcttgtaaaactgagtttaaagtgaccctccgggtctggagaaacaaagatggccacactgcttctctgactacgtgCTGCaccctgtgcattagtatgcttcAATAGCCTTTTTACccgcaacagttatcgctcaaaattcattcaaacagccGAAAACGAGCGATGATCGTTACATGTGAATGCGGGCATCCTGCACTTTTcacttgaacaatgattttaaggttaacttaatatccatcattcagccactgaGAGAGAAAGCAAACACATGTATCTGTCAATAGACCACACACTGTTCTCCCCACGGCATGTTTACAATAGCTgggagagaacaatgcaatctgctggcagcagaacaatgtagctgttcatacagctgggtgtgtgtttaaacacacagtGGGCTCTGCAAACCGCTCCTGGAGgcacctttacatgcaaatgaagatgataaagtgttaatggccattaacattttatgcaaataggTCTTtgaaacgactgaaagattgaatgATTTAGCAGttctctttgcgtgtaaaagggccttaagcgactacatctgctttgattagccagtgctgcccatgtgatatgttagtggtgctggccagtcagattaGCATGTAGAGCTTAGACTACCATTGCATACTAAtgaacagtgtgcattaggtagtcagaaaacctttttcttccatccaaaagacaggcagctgggcagaaagggaatggaccccataatagtcaatggggtccgtctggcgcggtccggttctgtccagagatagAGCTGTTCAGCTACggagatttccctttcctgctgccCGAATGGAGCCGAAAAATGGAGCCCCGTGTGCAgatttgaaaccaccctaactcCACTCAAGATCTCATTGCTATTTTTCATTGAACACAGCCTTCAAATGGGTTTTCCGTGAGCTTACAATTGAAATGAGAGCGATGCCTTCTTATTACACTTCTGGATTAGACCACAATGTGGACACGCGGCTCTACCATACTGGTAGCAGGTTGGAGGATCAGCAGATCGGCAGAGATCCAGAGCTGCAGACCTTccgtgatcaactattgaggacctagcCTGAGAGTCCTATGCAGTAACTGTTACATCCAAGATGATGATAAACGGGTTATATTTCTGTCCTCCCTTTGTAGCTGTTCTGCCAAAGGCCATTGCAACCATAAACCTGCAGATATGGTCGATATTGCTTATTTTTTGGGGACCATTATTTCCATACAGCCTTGCTGTTATATGAATGTGATACACATGTTGTTAACACATTAGAAGGTATACATTTACATTTAAAAATGATTTGCTCAGTCATGGCTTTCATCAAGAATAGTTTCCTGCTTGGGGTCTTCCTTAAATATATAAtgttactaaaaaaaaatgttttctctttCCCTTTTTGTCTTTTCAGCTTGAATTAAGTGACAATAGAATCTCTGGAGGTCTGGACGTATTAGCAGAGAAACTTCCCAACCTCACACATCTAAGTCTCAGTGGAAATAAATTAAAAGACATTAGCACGTTGGAACCTCTGGTATGGTTTATTTATTGGCAGTTctgagggcttgttcacaccgCCGCTGGGCTTAACTATTTCCGTTTTTCTGTTCTGTCTGAGGAGCAAAAAAACGGgaataaaaacagaattaaatacttgattacaaagggttaacccccccccccccccacaaaaaaaaacttttagttCCTTTTCTTTTCTGTTTCTTTCTAATGGAATGCTATTTGTTCCTTTTGAAGAATGGAAGTGAAATAAAATAAACTGAAATATTtctattttaaaaaacaaaaacattgaaatcaatagggaataAAACTGAATCGCTTAATTCCGTCTTTATTACCAATTCTCTGCTCCTTAAATGAAACCGAGAAGTGGTAATGGTTCAGTGAGCCTAACGGTGGTGTAATCAAGCACTGAGTTGGCGCAACctaaaaagatttaacttttgcttacatgtgaaaaaaagaaaaaaattagcaAACAACTATGTTTTGATCATGATTTCTGTAGTATTAGGACCCTATTACACGGCCAATAACTCAGATTCCTGCACCCAGCGGctatctgaatgattatcgttcagtataaatgtaTGGCCCGACTGGATGACTAACGAGAATCCGTTCTCTTATcactcgtcattcagtttctgcatacagaagcTAAATGacagatcggcccgtgtaaacaggcagtcattcatttataatGGAGACGGACGAGCCGGAATGATCCCCGACCCGCTCAGACTCCTTTCACCAGTATAATCGTTCAGGGATGATCAtggctgggatgacctgtcggatATCTGCGCCTGACGGGTCGTTttgtgtaaaaaggcccttataCACATGATTGGGTCAGAATGTGGTATGAATCACAAGAATACATGGATCCATCTTGACTTGTGTCCTTTGTTATAGGACAAGTGCTAAACAACAATATATTGCTTTTGCAGGTTCAGAGTGTAAAATTAAGTTTGGCAAAACTTCACATGgctgcttgtagttttcagaagTTACTTAGACATTAAGTTGTAATTAGACATTTCAACTACTGAGGCTTTTCCAGGAACACATAGATGCAGCCAGACTTCTTTCACCGTAGTAGCGCAGAGTTAAGCAGGCTGCTGATCTGAAGATAATTTTATATATTTCAGAAAAAATTGGAACATTTGAAGAGTCTTGACCTGTTTAACTGTGAAGTAACAAATCTAAACGACTACAGAGAAAGTGTATTCAAACTCCTCCCTCAGCTGACGTACTTGGACGGCTACGACAGAGACGATAAGGAGGCACCAGACTCGGATGCAGAGGCTGATGGAGATGgtgttgatgaggaggaggaagatgaaggtGTAGTACTATTTTTAGTTCTCAAAAGTGCCATTTCACATTCAGCAAATACTAATTAATTGTGGAACGAAAAGTTGCTCAGTTTTCtaatatatgcttttttttttttttttttaattcatccgTTTCTGAAAGCTCTGATTTGTAGTAATTGGAAGGAAACCTTCATACTTGTAGGGGATGGGAATCTGTGATGGTTGGGTAGGTGCACCGGACTTTACAGGACACTTCTGAACAGACCTTGTGTTCATCACATGACTAGAACAGATTTCACCTTCTGGAAGTCAATGATGAAGGTTGTCCTTCAGTGACTGCAAGTTGGGGTCTATAAAACGGGGATGAAATATAGTAAGTGATGTCAATAATGCATATTTCACAGTCTGATGGGGCATAGGCTTCAGTACAGAGTTTTATAGTTAAAAGAAGTGAAtgttaacactttgcaatccaattttagattcagggtttcctagggggctttctctttctgccattatacagtggcaccatctgctggccagagccagtactggggtatgggacatgctcgagaggcccccaacaacagagcggccaggaatatacagtaagaataacctgccggacgtcttcccacatcagagctgtacagccttcaatcagaatgtcgtcagtggattggaaagggttaaaggttgcAGTAAAAGTGTCAATACATATTGCATGGTTATCAGccaaacccactgatttcatGGGACCAGTTGAAAATCTAATGTGTACGATGGTGTCCAAACTTTCTCTTCTAATGGCAGATGTCGGGGGATGAGGTTAGGAGAATCTCTTCGGCACGTTAGACGTCAACGTACCTGATGCTTTGGTTCTCAAGAGACATGAGCTGCTAGCCGGAGTGTCTGGCAGCGTCTTGCTCTCCGCTCCCTGTGCTGCCATTCATAACCAAGATTGGATTATGTTGCAATTTTAGAATACCAGTTATCAAACCAGAGGCATTTGATACAATTAATATAATGTTCAGTCCCTTCTGTTAGGCTAGAGCTCCACAGCAATAAAACAGGATTTTCGTACTAATGTGATTGTATTAGATTTTATATTCAGGTTCctaatatacagtaataatagGTGCAGATAATATTAATAAATGCACAATATTCATCTTTATTCTCATTACAAATATTTACATTTCTAGaaggagaagaggaagaagacgatgaagaggaggaaggggaagaggaagatgacatagatgaggaggaggaagatgatgaagatgaggaagaggttggagaagaagatgaagaagaggatGGTAGTGGAGAAGAAGAGGTTAGTGGAGAATATTTTTGCTCGTTCTGTTAAATCGACTGTtcgaaacaaagatggccacaacaGCTTCTTGGAATGCCTGATgctcactgtgtattagtatgcctCTTTAGGCCAACTTCACATGAGTGAGTGCAATATCGTGGCGTGaaacacagcccaatatcgcgctaGCCAATGTGCAATTTCCTTGCAGATGCAAAGCATTTTTATATCACaaacctctcgcatcacttcggggagatAGCGATCCTCTGACATGGGTGTTAGCCGTGACAGAgaatcacagagtttctcccattgttttcagtggggaaaCCTCGCAGCGCACAATGGGAGATTCGATGCAAAGgcatgcccaaaaataggacatgccgcgattttttattttttattttatttttttgttaccaCAGTGCGATGTGCTGctagaaaaaaaaccctcatgtgtatgacccccatTATTGAtgaaccagtgctgcccacatgaacaGTGCTAGGCaaacagagcagcatgtagtgtcttagactacaaaTGCAtagtaatacacagtgtgcatcatgtAGTTAGGAGAAGCGATGCGGCCATCTGTTTTTCCAGGCCCAAAggttgctttaggcctcatgtccacgggcccgcgCGGTTTACCCGTGCAGAATCgtctgcgggccgggtggaatccgctgcacatgaggccagaaaatacaatatacttgcctgtccggatgctgtgggctctcctccgtgcaggccggatcttctttcttctgcacggcggatgtaCTCGGGATGCTGGCGGCGTGCCTGGCGCATGCTCCGTGCTGTctattatttatctttttttttttttaaactcctgctttcccgcggtcccGTGGCACgcacgcagtgac
This region of Eleutherodactylus coqui strain aEleCoq1 chromosome 5, aEleCoq1.hap1, whole genome shotgun sequence genomic DNA includes:
- the ANP32B gene encoding acidic leucine-rich nuclear phosphoprotein 32 family member B is translated as MDMKKRIHLELRNRTPSDVRELVLDNCRAREGKIEGLTGEFVNLDFLSLINVMLMSVSNLPKLPKLKKLELSDNRISGGLDVLAEKLPNLTHLSLSGNKLKDISTLEPLKKLEHLKSLDLFNCEVTNLNDYRESVFKLLPQLTYLDGYDRDDKEAPDSDAEADGDGVDEEEEDEEGEEEEDDEEEEGEEEDDIDEEEEDDEDEEEVGEEDEEEDGSGEEEDEELGHDGEVDEEEEDEEEEEDEEEAGKGEKRKRDSDDEGDEEDD